The sequence below is a genomic window from Halostella salina.
CTCGTTCCACTACGAGCGGGGCGTCGACATCCGCGACCAGAGCTACCTCGACATGGGGTTCCTGACGGGTGAGAACGGCGAGGTCGTGAGCGAGGACCCCGTCCGCGTCCGGGTCGACGTGGAACTGGACGGCGACCGGCTGACGGTCCTCCTCGACGAGTCGACAGCAGTCGTCTCGGTCGACGAGCCCTGACAGCGCTTGCGTCTCACTGCAGGCGCTCGGTCGTCTCCACGAGCGGGTGCCGGGCGTAGTCGACGACTTCCACGTCCGACAGCGTCTCCAGGCCCTCCTCGTCGGCGGTGCGTTCCATCCCCAGCGTCACGTCGTCCTCGACGACGATGACGTAGGCGTCCATCTCGTCGATGTCGAGCCGGTCGGCCGCCAGCACGCGGTGGTGGCCGTCGGCCAGCAGCAGCGTCCCGGCGTTGTCGATGACGACGAGGGGTTCGGCCAGCCCGCGCTCCAGTTCGTACCGCCGGCCCTCCAGTTCGTCGGCGTACACCCGCCCCTGCGTCGGGACGAGGTCGGCCAGCGGAACCTCGTCGCGCTCCTCGTGGAGCTCGATATCGTGGATGTTCTCCAGCGTCCGCCGGAGCTTCCCGACCTTCTCCGGGGTCGCCCGCTCGATGTGGCTGCGGATCACGTCGGCGTTGCTGATGATGCCGACGAGGTTGCCGGCGTCGTCGACGACCGGGAGCTTCTGGATCCCCGACCGCAGGATGACGCGGGCGGCGTCGGTCACCTTCATCTCCGGGTGGGCCACGATGAGGTCGTCCGTCATCACCGTGAATATCGGCTCGTCGTCGCCCGCCAGCAGGAGGTCACGGGCGGTGATGAACCCCTCGACGCGCCGGCGGTCCGTCACCGGGAACCCGGAGTGCTCCTCGCTCGCCGCGATCCGCTCGGAGACGGTCCCGACGGTGTCGTCCGGCGAGACGGTCGCCACGTCGCGGGTCATGTACTCCCGAACCCGGGCCTTTCCCTCGGTGTCGCTCATGGCCGTGTACAGGCCGGCACGGCTGAAAAACCCCCTGAGTCGCGCTCTCGTGTGGCCCGCCGCGTCAGCGGACCTGGTCGTCGGACGCGCCCGTGCCGCCGTCGCGGGAGAAGGTGAACTCGGTGTCGACGCCGGCACCGAACGGACTCTCCCGGTCGAGCCGGCGTTCGCGCACCGCGTCGAAAAAGCGGTCGGTGACCACGTCGCGGACGACCGCGTCCAGTCGCTCGTCGCCCTCTACCTCGCCGATGACCCCGAGCGGGATCTGCGCGCCGGCCATGTCTGCGTGGCCGCCGGCGCTCCCGATCCGGTCGAACGCCGACCGCAGCGTCGCCCCGAGGTCCATCTCCGAGCCGCGAGCGCGGGCCGAGAGGTAGATGACGCCGTCGAGGTAGCCGTAGACGACGGTGGTGTGGATGCCGGTCATGTCGAGCAGCCTGTCGGCCGCCTGCGCGAGCGCGTCCCGCTCGGCTACCTCGCCGACGCAGGAGCAGAGCACCCCCTCCTCGACCTCCCGGTTCCGGATCGCGGCGGCGACCGTCTCGAACGTCTCCGACCCGACGCTCGGCGACTCGACCCGTTCCAGCACGCCCGCGTCGGCGTGGGGGGTCAGCGACGCCGCGGCCTCGAAGTCCGCGGACGACACCTCCCTGCTGAAATCCGCCGTGTCGATCCGGATCCCGTACAAGAGCGCCGTCGCGACCGTCCGGTCGATCTCCACCCCGAACTGCCGGAGGTAGCCGGTCAGCAGCGTGCTCGTCGCGCCCACGTCGCTCCGCAGGTCGACGAACTTCGCCTCGACCGGTGCCCGCGGCGGGTGGTGGTCGATCACCACGTCGACCGGCGTGTCCTCGGGGAGCTGGTCGTTGACGCCGGGCCGGGAGTGGTCGACCAGCGCGACGCCGCCGAACACGCTGATGTCGTCGCCGGGACCAAGCTGTCGGAGGTCGAGTTCCAGCAGGTTCACCAGCGCCCGGTTCTCCTGATGGCTGATCTCGCCGTAGTAACAGACCACCGTCTCGACGCCGACCGCGGCCGCGATGCGCGACAGCGCGACCGCGCTTGCGATCGCGTCCGGGTCCGGGTTGTCGTGCATGACGACCGCGAGCGTGCCGTCGATCCGCCGGAGCGTTCGCCGGAGCCGACGCGACTGGACCCCCGCCTCGCTGGCGACGAGGTCGACGACGTGGTCGGCCGTCACCGCACCCGGGTCGACGACGGAGTCGACGGCCGCCTCGATCCGTTCCCGCTGGGCATCCGTCGCGTCGACGCCGACGTACGCCAGCCGGAACGCGTCGGGGTACTGTTCCTTCGCCAGTTCGGCCGCTTCGGCGTTCGCCTGTGGGTCCTTGCCGGCGATCACGACGGTGTCCGCCTCGGAAACGGCCTCCAAGACGGCCGCTCCGTCGGTCGGCTCCGCGTGATACGCCGGGACGCCCTCCTCCCGGAGCGCCCGGACGCGGTCACGGTCGGCACAGACGACGGTCAGGTCGTCCCCGCGGTCCGCCGTCGCCTCGACGATCCGCCGGCCGACGGTCCCACACCCCAGCAGTAGCCGGGATACCATACGCCCATTCTCGGCTCCGGCGGTAAAACCGTAGCGCTACGGACGGGTTGTCACCACGAGTTCGAACGTCGGAGTTCCGCCGGCGACACGCCGGGAAAAGAAACTGCGGCCGTCTCAGGGCAGCAGGATCGTCGCCGCGTCGACCGCGGTCGAGGAGACCGGACCGAACGCCGGCAGCAGCGCGAACGTCATGACCGCCGCGACCACGATGGCCGCGTACAGGCCGACCGGCTGGCTCCGCAGCCCGATGCTCGCCACGTCGTCGCCGGGGTCCTCGATCCAGAGCGCCTTGACGACCCGCGAGTAGTAGTACAGCGACAGCGCGCTGTTTATCGCGCCGACCGCCGCCAGCCACCAGAAGCCGGCGTTGACCGCGCCCATGAACAGGATGTACTTGCTGGCGAAGCCGCCGAAGGGCGGCAGGCCGGCGAGGCTGAACATGAACACCGTCATCGCCAGCGAGGCGACGGGCGCGCGGGAGGCCAGGCCGTTGTAGTCCTCGAACGTGCGGCCCACGTCCCAGTACTCGGCCAGCGCCACGAACAGGAACGCGCCGGTGTTCATGAAGCCGTAGACGACCAGATGCATCATCCCGGCTCCGAGCACGAGTTCGCTGTTCGGCCCGGTGATCGCCGCCAGCCCGATGAGCGCGTAGCCGGCGTGCCCGACCGAGGAGTACGCGAGCATGCGCTTGACCTCGTCCTGGGTCGCCGCCGCGAAGTTACCGAGCGTCATCGTGACGACCGCGAGGATCTGGACCGCGAACACCCAGTCGACGCCCAGGCTGAGGAACGACTCGACGGGGAACGCGACGATGAACACGCGGAACGCGACGACGAAGCCGGCCGCCTTCGACGCCGAGGAGAGGAACGCGCTGATCGGCGCGGGCGCGCCCTCGTACGCCTCGGGTGCCCAGAAGTGGAACGGCACGCTGGCGGTCTTGAACGCGACCCCGGCGAGCACCATCAGGACGCCCAGCCCGAGCACGCCGACGAGTTCGGTGCCGGCGGCGGCCTCGGCGACGGCGGTCAGTTCGAGCGAGCCGGTGGCGGCGTACACGAGGCTGATGCCGTACACGAACACCGCCGAGGAGAGCGCGCCGATGAGGAAGTACTTCAGGCCCGCCTCGACGCTGCCGCGGTTCTCCTTCAGGAACGCGACCAGCGCGTACGACGACAGCGAGAGCAGCTCGAAGCTGACGAACACCGTCGCCAGGCTCGCGGCGCTGGCCATGGTCGCCATGCCGGTCGCCGCGAGCATGATCAGCGAGTAGTACTCGGCCTGGTAGCTGTGGTCACGCAGGTAGTCGTAGCTCGCGACGGTGACCATCGACGTGACGCTCGTGAAGATGAACGTGAACAGCAGGCTCATCCGGTCGACGACCAGCTGGCCGCCGAACAGTTCGATGACGCCGCGACCGCTGGGGTCGCCGACGCCGGCGACGAGATACCAGCCCGTGACAGCGAGCGCGAGCAGGCTGCCGGCGGTCGCGGTGCCGGCGAGCAGGGGGCGGTTCGACGAGTCGGGGTCGATGCTGTCGACGACGAGCAGGACCAGCGACGTCGCGGCCAGGATCAGCGCCGGCGCGAGCGCGGCCCACGTTGGGAGTTCGTACGCAGCCATCAGTTACCACCTCCGATGCCCGCTTCGACGAGGGGCATCTCATTGACGGCGTCCCGGATCATCTCGAAGAAGAGATCCGGCGCGACGCCGAGCGCGATGACCAGCAGGAGCAGGGCGAACAGCGGCGCAACGTCGTGCAGCGGCGCACGCGTCACTTCGTAGTCGGTGTCGAGCCGGAACGGCCCGAACAGCGTCCGCTGCATCGCGAACAGCAGGTAGCCGGCGACGATGACGATGCCGAACATCGCCACCGCGGTGAACACCGGCGCGCCGGACAGCGTCTCCGAGCGGAACGCGCCGAGGAACACGAAGAACTCGGCGGCGAAACCGGACATCAGCGGCAGGCCCATGTAGCCGAACGCGCCGCCGATGAGGATGCCGACCGTCACCGGCATCCGGTCGGCCAGCCCGGACATGTCCGTCACCATCCGGGTGTGGGTCGTGTTGTAGATGACGCCGACCGCCATGAACATCAGCCCGGAGATGAGCCCGTGGGAGATCATCTGGAACGTCGCGCCGCCGACGCCGTACGTCGTGTACGCGACCAGTCCCAGCAGCACGTACCCCATCGAGGAGACGGAGGAGTACGCGACGATGCGTTTGAGGTCCTGCTGGGCCAGCGCCAGTAGCGCGCCGTAGATGACGCTCACGACGGCGAAGATGGCGATGAGTTCGGCGTTGGCCGAGGCCACGTCGGACAGCATCGTGAAGTTGAACCGGAGCAGCGCGTACGTCCCCATCTTCAGCAGGACGCCGGCGAGCAGCACCGACACCGGCGTCGGGGCTTCGACGTGGGCGTCCGGCAGCCACGTGTGGAACGGGACGACGGGCACCTTCACCGCGAACCCGGCGAACATCACGAGGAACGCGGCGTTCTTGAGCGTGCTCACGCTCGTCCAGGCCGGTGCGGTCAGCTCGCCCGCGTTGAGCGACTGGGCGACCGTCGGCAGGTCGAACGTGTCGACTGGCAGGTTGAAGACGAGGGCGACGAAGCCGATGAACATCGCCAGGCTGGCGACGTTGGTGTAGACGAACACCTTGATCGCCGCGTACTTGCGGCGCGGGCCGCCCCAGACGCCGATGAGCAGGTACAGCGGGACCAGCACGGCCTCCCAGAAGACGAACCAGACGAAGAAGTCCAGCGCGGCGAACACGCCGAGCAGGCCCGCCTCCATGAACAGCACGAGGCCGTAGAACTGCGACTGGCGTTCGTCGATGGGCGTCCACGCGGAGACGATGGCAAGCGTCGTCAGCACCGTCGTCAGGACGACCAGCGGCATGCTGATGCCGTCCAGCCCGACGTGCCAGTTCAGCGAGTACGAGCCGAGCGTGATCCACTCGGCCGTGTTCTCGAAGGCCAGCGTTCCGCCCTCAAGCAGGGCGTTGCCCGACCCGTCGAAGCGGCTGTACATCACGAGGCTCCCGACGAGGGGGAGCACGCTGATCGCCGCCGCCAGCTCGCCGGCGTAGCGGTTCGGCGCGGCGAAGGCGACCAGCGACCCGACGAACGTGACCGCGATGAGCGTCTCTATCAACATGTCAGAACCACCCTCCTTGGATGCCGACGATGACGAGCAGGGCGACCAGCCCCAGCGTGATCAGGGCCGCGTAGTTCGACACGACCCCCGTCTGGATCCGCTTGACGCGGCTCCCCGCGGCGAGGCTGGCGCGGCTGATGCCATTGACCGCCCCGTCGACGACGGTCTGGTCGAACTTGTTGGCCGCCCGCGAGATGGGCTGGGTGACGCCCTCCGCGAGCCAGACCTGGTACTCGTCCTGGTAGTAGTTGTGTTCGAGCAGCGTCTTGATGCTCCCGAGCTTCTCCGTGTGGGGCTCGGGGTCGGGGACGTTGTACAGCTTGTACGCCAGCCCCGACCCGGCAAGCGCCAGGCCGAGCGACAGCGCGGCGGGCAGGTACGGAGCGAGGTCGGCGGCCGTGTAGCCCGCGGCGTCGTGGACCAGCGCCTCGTAGTGGTGGACCGAGACGGACGACGGGCCCATATCGAGCCACTGGTGGAGGAACTCGATGTCGGCCCCGGTTAGCTCCGCGACCGGCACCATGTTGACGAAGCCGACGAACGTCGCCAGCAGGCCGAGCACGACCAGCGGCAGCTTGATCGACCAGCCGACCGGGTGCGGGTCGCGCGCGTCGTCGCTGCGGGGTTCGCCGTGGAACGTCAGGAACACCATCCGGAAGGTGTAGAAGCCGGTGAAGAACACGGCGATGAGCCCCATCGCGTACGCGCCGAGCAGGAGCGGCTGGCTGCCGAGCCCGTAGTGGATCGCCTCGTACAGCACCTCGTCCTTGCTCCAGAACCCGGAGAACGGGACGATGCCGGCGAGCGCCAGCGCGCCGGCGAGGAACGTGTAGTAGGTGACGGGCGCTTTCGACTTCAGCCCGCCCATCTCCCACATGTCCTGCTCGTGGTGCATCAGGACGATGACCGACCCGGCACCGAGGAACAGGAGCGCCTTGAAGAACGCGTGGTTCATCAGGTGGAAGGTCCCGGCGACGAAGCCGCCCGCGCCGAGGCCGAGCATCATGTACCCGTACTGCGAGATGGTCGAGTAGGCGAGCACCTGCTTGATGTCGTCCTTGACGACGCCCATCGACGCGGCGAACAGCGCCGTGAAGCCGCCGACGAAGGCGATGAGCGCCAGCGCCGTCGGCGAGAGCGCGTAGAAGCCGTACATCCGCGCGACGAGGTAGACGCCGGCAGCGACCATCGTCGCCGCGTGGATGAGCGCGGAGACGGTCGTCGGACCCTCCATCGCGTCGGGGAGCCAGGTGTGGAGCGGGTACTGCGCGGACTTGCCGATGACGCCGCCCAGCACGAGCAGCCCCAGCACCGTGACCCAGGCCTGTTCGCTCAGGCCGAGGAACGTGGTGAACGAGCCCTCGCCGTCGACGAGCACCTGTTCGGCGATGACGGGGAACGACTCCGGCCCGGCGAACTGCGCCGTGCCGAACGTCGCGATGACCCCGACGACGCCGATGAGGAAGAAGTAGTCACCGAAGCGCGTGACCAGGAACGCCTTCTTGGCGGCGCTGGCCGCGCTCTCGGTGCGGAACCAGAAGCCGATGAGCAGGTACGAGCAGAGCCCGACCAGCTCGAAGAACATGAACGCCATCAGCAGGTTGCTCGCGTACACGAACGAGAGCATGCTGAACGTGAACAGGCCGAGTTCGGCGTAGTAGCGCGGCAGCCCGGTCTCGCCCTCGTCGTTCATGTAGCCCAGGCTGAACACGTGGACCAGCAGCGCGACCAGGCTGACGATGACGAGCATCAGCGCCGACAGCGGGTCGATGAGGATGCCGAACTGGAGGCTGATCCCGTCGGCGGCGACCCAGGTGTACAGGTCCGGCGCGTTGTACGGGTCGCCGGTCGCGACGGTGACGAAGGCCCAGACCGACAGCAGCAGGGAGCCGCCCGTCGCGGCGATCCCGGCGAACGCGCCCTTCTTGGGCATGTACTTCCCGACCGACAGGGCGATCAGGAACGATACGAACGGAAGCAGCGAGATCGCGGGTGCGTATTCGTACATGCTGTTACCACCTCATCGTCGTCGCCTTCGTCACGTCCACGTCCCGGAAGTTCCGGTAGAGGACGAGGATGATGCCGATACCGACGGCGACCTCGGCGGCGGCCAGCGCCATCGTAAAGAGGCTGAACACCTGGCCGGTGAGGTTGCCGTGGTAGTGTGAGAACGCGATGAAGTTGATGTTGGCCGCGTTCAGCATGAGCTCGACCGACATCAGGAACATGAGCGCGTTCCGGCGGGTGAGGATGCCGAAGAGACCGATACAGAACACCGCGGCCGACAGGAGCAGATAGTACTCGACCGCAACCGCCATCAGTTCTCACCCCCCTGACGGCCGCCGTCCGCGGCCGTCGGCTCGTCCTCGGCGTCGGAGCGGAGCGGGTTGACCACGTCCCCCTCGTCCTCGCGCTTGGCGAGCATGATCGACCCCTCAAGCGCAGCGTCCAGCGCGACGGCGATCAGGATAAACGAGACCAGAAAGCCCTCGGCCGGGATCGTCTGGAGCGACGCGAGGTCGAACATCGCCAGCCCGATGTTCTCGGTGATGCTCTCGCCGCCGGGGAACCCCGCCGGGTCGCCGAACTCGGCGGTGACGAACGTGTACGCGAGGACGGCAAACAGCGCGACCGCCCCCACCCCCGGCAGGAGGTGCTTCCCCAGCCGTAGCTCCGGCTTCGTGGTCATGTCTCGACCACCTCCTGGGCGTCGGTCTCGCGCGTGAACATCACGGCGAACGTGACGAGGATGAGGACCCCGCCCACGTAGACGAGGACCTGCATCGCTGCGAGGAACTCGGCCTGCAGCATCACGTAGTGCACCGCGACGCTGAGCAGCGCGACGCCGAGCAGTAGTGCGGAGTGCCACACGTCCCGCATCAGCACGACGCCGAGACTGCTCGCCACCGTGATGGCGGCAAACAGCGCGAACGCGATGGTCTCGTAAGGTGCCATTGGTACACTCTCTTTCCGGACGCCCTTTCAAGATTTCGAGACTGTTGCGAGACATCGAGGCAGATCGGTGCGATCCGGGCGGGGTTCAGTCGCCACGCCGGCAAGACGCTACCGTTTGTATAAATAGAGTGATATCAGCAGGAGTACCGTCCCGACGAGCAGCGGCGTGATCGTAAACAGCGGATGATTCGGCGCACACCCGTCACAGCGGGCTCGTTCGATGAGCACCTGCCTGCGGTAGAGCGTATAGACGATTATACTGAGGCCGGTAGCTCCGACAGCACCCGGTGCGATCCGATCGGGGGTTATTCGATCAATATCGACCATGCTTCCAGAATTTACATGGGCGATAAAAAACCCGATCACGAGACGAGGGTCTCTCAGACCCCGAACAACAAAAAACGCAGTCGGTTACCGGGAGCCGACTACTGGTAGTCCAGTTCGCCCTCGCCCTCGCCGATCCACGCACCGCGGTCCGGTTCGCGCGATTCGAGCGGGTCGATGTCCTTGTACCACGGAACGTTCTTCAGCTGTTCCTTGTTGTACACCAGGTCGTCCTTCGTGTCGCCCGTGAACTCGAAGTTCTGGGTCAGCAGGATGGCGTCGACGGGGCAGACCTCCTCGCAGAGCCGGCAGTA
It includes:
- a CDS encoding CBS domain-containing protein; amino-acid sequence: MSDTEGKARVREYMTRDVATVSPDDTVGTVSERIAASEEHSGFPVTDRRRVEGFITARDLLLAGDDEPIFTVMTDDLIVAHPEMKVTDAARVILRSGIQKLPVVDDAGNLVGIISNADVIRSHIERATPEKVGKLRRTLENIHDIELHEERDEVPLADLVPTQGRVYADELEGRRYELERGLAEPLVVIDNAGTLLLADGHHRVLAADRLDIDEMDAYVIVVEDDVTLGMERTADEEGLETLSDVEVVDYARHPLVETTERLQ
- a CDS encoding DHH family phosphoesterase — its product is MVSRLLLGCGTVGRRIVEATADRGDDLTVVCADRDRVRALREEGVPAYHAEPTDGAAVLEAVSEADTVVIAGKDPQANAEAAELAKEQYPDAFRLAYVGVDATDAQRERIEAAVDSVVDPGAVTADHVVDLVASEAGVQSRRLRRTLRRIDGTLAVVMHDNPDPDAIASAVALSRIAAAVGVETVVCYYGEISHQENRALVNLLELDLRQLGPGDDISVFGGVALVDHSRPGVNDQLPEDTPVDVVIDHHPPRAPVEAKFVDLRSDVGATSTLLTGYLRQFGVEIDRTVATALLYGIRIDTADFSREVSSADFEAAASLTPHADAGVLERVESPSVGSETFETVAAAIRNREVEEGVLCSCVGEVAERDALAQAADRLLDMTGIHTTVVYGYLDGVIYLSARARGSEMDLGATLRSAFDRIGSAGGHADMAGAQIPLGVIGEVEGDERLDAVVRDVVTDRFFDAVRERRLDRESPFGAGVDTEFTFSRDGGTGASDDQVR
- a CDS encoding NADH-quinone oxidoreductase subunit N, translated to MAAYELPTWAALAPALILAATSLVLLVVDSIDPDSSNRPLLAGTATAGSLLALAVTGWYLVAGVGDPSGRGVIELFGGQLVVDRMSLLFTFIFTSVTSMVTVASYDYLRDHSYQAEYYSLIMLAATGMATMASAASLATVFVSFELLSLSSYALVAFLKENRGSVEAGLKYFLIGALSSAVFVYGISLVYAATGSLELTAVAEAAAGTELVGVLGLGVLMVLAGVAFKTASVPFHFWAPEAYEGAPAPISAFLSSASKAAGFVVAFRVFIVAFPVESFLSLGVDWVFAVQILAVVTMTLGNFAAATQDEVKRMLAYSSVGHAGYALIGLAAITGPNSELVLGAGMMHLVVYGFMNTGAFLFVALAEYWDVGRTFEDYNGLASRAPVASLAMTVFMFSLAGLPPFGGFASKYILFMGAVNAGFWWLAAVGAINSALSLYYYSRVVKALWIEDPGDDVASIGLRSQPVGLYAAIVVAAVMTFALLPAFGPVSSTAVDAATILLP
- a CDS encoding complex I subunit 4 family protein, with protein sequence MLIETLIAVTFVGSLVAFAAPNRYAGELAAAISVLPLVGSLVMYSRFDGSGNALLEGGTLAFENTAEWITLGSYSLNWHVGLDGISMPLVVLTTVLTTLAIVSAWTPIDERQSQFYGLVLFMEAGLLGVFAALDFFVWFVFWEAVLVPLYLLIGVWGGPRRKYAAIKVFVYTNVASLAMFIGFVALVFNLPVDTFDLPTVAQSLNAGELTAPAWTSVSTLKNAAFLVMFAGFAVKVPVVPFHTWLPDAHVEAPTPVSVLLAGVLLKMGTYALLRFNFTMLSDVASANAELIAIFAVVSVIYGALLALAQQDLKRIVAYSSVSSMGYVLLGLVAYTTYGVGGATFQMISHGLISGLMFMAVGVIYNTTHTRMVTDMSGLADRMPVTVGILIGGAFGYMGLPLMSGFAAEFFVFLGAFRSETLSGAPVFTAVAMFGIVIVAGYLLFAMQRTLFGPFRLDTDYEVTRAPLHDVAPLFALLLLVIALGVAPDLFFEMIRDAVNEMPLVEAGIGGGN
- the nuoL gene encoding NADH-quinone oxidoreductase subunit L encodes the protein MYEYAPAISLLPFVSFLIALSVGKYMPKKGAFAGIAATGGSLLLSVWAFVTVATGDPYNAPDLYTWVAADGISLQFGILIDPLSALMLVIVSLVALLVHVFSLGYMNDEGETGLPRYYAELGLFTFSMLSFVYASNLLMAFMFFELVGLCSYLLIGFWFRTESAASAAKKAFLVTRFGDYFFLIGVVGVIATFGTAQFAGPESFPVIAEQVLVDGEGSFTTFLGLSEQAWVTVLGLLVLGGVIGKSAQYPLHTWLPDAMEGPTTVSALIHAATMVAAGVYLVARMYGFYALSPTALALIAFVGGFTALFAASMGVVKDDIKQVLAYSTISQYGYMMLGLGAGGFVAGTFHLMNHAFFKALLFLGAGSVIVLMHHEQDMWEMGGLKSKAPVTYYTFLAGALALAGIVPFSGFWSKDEVLYEAIHYGLGSQPLLLGAYAMGLIAVFFTGFYTFRMVFLTFHGEPRSDDARDPHPVGWSIKLPLVVLGLLATFVGFVNMVPVAELTGADIEFLHQWLDMGPSSVSVHHYEALVHDAAGYTAADLAPYLPAALSLGLALAGSGLAYKLYNVPDPEPHTEKLGSIKTLLEHNYYQDEYQVWLAEGVTQPISRAANKFDQTVVDGAVNGISRASLAAGSRVKRIQTGVVSNYAALITLGLVALLVIVGIQGGWF
- the nuoK gene encoding NADH-quinone oxidoreductase subunit NuoK, which translates into the protein MAVAVEYYLLLSAAVFCIGLFGILTRRNALMFLMSVELMLNAANINFIAFSHYHGNLTGQVFSLFTMALAAAEVAVGIGIILVLYRNFRDVDVTKATTMRW
- a CDS encoding NADH-quinone oxidoreductase subunit J; translation: MTTKPELRLGKHLLPGVGAVALFAVLAYTFVTAEFGDPAGFPGGESITENIGLAMFDLASLQTIPAEGFLVSFILIAVALDAALEGSIMLAKREDEGDVVNPLRSDAEDEPTAADGGRQGGEN
- a CDS encoding NADH-quinone oxidoreductase subunit J, encoding MAPYETIAFALFAAITVASSLGVVLMRDVWHSALLLGVALLSVAVHYVMLQAEFLAAMQVLVYVGGVLILVTFAVMFTRETDAQEVVET